The following proteins come from a genomic window of Lolium rigidum isolate FL_2022 chromosome 5, APGP_CSIRO_Lrig_0.1, whole genome shotgun sequence:
- the LOC124657933 gene encoding probable L-type lectin-domain containing receptor kinase S.7 — protein MARPPRPPPLYLLAVVFFLLPVQPPPAADAATAVAFSFPSFSLRNLTLLGGASLRSASVTLPPPSSHALFPLPLPFPRNASFSTTFLFASPASARPASRLSFLLLPDPLAAAAAEGSPTNRSLPPPLEVTFDAPKNRVYASSAGDRVAANSTGAVDLRNGNEVASWVLYDARRARLEVFLGHASLRPPAPALVVPNSTGLAARFAEFMFVGFHVSSSSDNNGTSVDGGGFAIHSWSFQTSGLPAANLASRPSHNVSDSTVRSAPAASDRAAGPASAGRRRRLALGLGIPLPVLFLGAVVVFAAMSLRKWRARAAGFHDGGARAKAAGQPREFMYQDLFSATKGFDPSLVVGSGGFGTVYRAVCPRSGVTYAVKRSKQSRESRSEFTAELTIIADLKHPNLVQLRGWCAEKDELLLVYEFMANGSLDMALHPVSDSGVHRYPTLSWARRYNVAVGIASAVAYLHEEHEQQVIHRDIKCSNILLDSQFNPRLGDFGLARLKDPNNSPRSTLAAGTVGYLAPEYLQMGRATEKSDVYSYGVVLLEICTRRRPIEREAPGSMNMLNVVDWVWNLHSKGKLLDAVDSTLDGEYDTEQMMRLLLLGLSCVNPFSEERPVMRTVLDILEGRSEPLPVPKKKPLLVFVSNAPIDFEGIVSECNQSTVSSDLFELKIDIN, from the coding sequence atggcTCGACCACCGAGGCCTCCTCCCCTCTAcctcctcgccgtcgtcttcttcctcctccccgtccagccaccgcccgccgccgacgccgccaccgccgtcgccttCTCCTTCCCCTCCTTCTCCCTCCGGAACCTCACCCTCCTCGgcggggcctcgctccgctccgcCTCGGTAACCctcccgccgccctcctcccacGCCCTCTTCCCGCTCCCCCTCCCGTTCCCCCGCAACGCCTCCTTCTCCACCACCTTCCTCTTCGCCTCCCCCGCCTCCGCGCGCCCCGCCTCCCGCCTCTCCTTCCTGCTCCTCCCCGaccctctcgccgccgccgccgccgagggctCCCCCACCAACCGCTCCCTCCCGCCCCCACTCGAGGTAACCTTCGACGCGCCGAAGAACCGCGTCTACGCGTCCTCCGCGGGCGACCGCGTCGCCGCCAACTCCACGGGAGCCGTGGACCTGCGCAACGGCAACGAGGTCGCCTCCTGGGTCCtctacgacgcgcgccgcgcccgcctcgaggtCTTCCTCGGCCACGCCAGCCTGcgcccgcccgcgcccgcgcTCGTCGTGCCCAACTCCACCGGCCTCGCCGCGCGCTTCGCCGAGTTCATGTTCGTCGGCTTccacgtctcctcctcctccgacaacAACGGGACCAGCGTCGACGGCGGCGGTTTCGCCATCCACAGCTGGAGTTTCCAGACCAGCGGGCTGCCCGCGGCCAACCTCGCGTCCAGACCCTCCCACAACGTGTCCGACAGCACCGTCCGCAGCGCCCCCGCCGCGTCGGACCGTGCCGCTGGACCCGCATCTGCCGGGCGCCGCAGAAGGCTCGCGCTGGGGCTCGGCATCCCTCTGCCCGTTCTGTTCCTCGGCGCAGTCGTGGTGTTCGCGGCAATGTCTCTGAGGAAGTGGAGGGCTCGCGCCGCAGGGTTCCACGACGGCGGCGCCAGAGCGAAGGCGGCGGGCCAGCCGAGGGAGTTCATGTACCAGGACCTCTTCTCGGCGACCAAGGGGTTCGACCCTTCTCTGGTGGTTGGCAGCGGCGGTTTCGGCACCGTGTACAGGGCGGTGTGCCCGCGCTCCGGGGTCACGTACGCCGTCAAGCGCTCCAAGCAGTCCAGGGAGAGCCGCAGCGAGTTCACCGCCGAGCTCACCATAATCGCCGACCTGAAGCACCCCAACCTGGTCCAGCTGCGAGGCTGGTGCGCCGAGAAGGACGAGCTGCTGCTGGTGTACGAGTTCATGGCAAACGGCAGCCTGGACATGGCTCTCCACCCTGTCTCAGACTCAGGCGTCCACCGCTATCCCACTCTCAGCTGGGCGCGGCGCTACAACGTGGCCGTCGGCATTGCCTCTGCGGTTGCGTACCTACATGAAGAGCATGAGCAGCAGGTCATCCACAGGGATATCAAGTGCAGCAACATACTTCTGGATTCGCAGTTCAATCCCAGGCTGGGGGATTTTGGGCTTGCCAGGTTGAAGGATCCTAACAATAGCCCTCGGTCGACCTTGGCGGCAGGGACTGTTGGTTACCTTGCCCCCGAGTACCTCCAGATGGGGAGAGCCACCGAGAAGAGCGATGTCTACAGCTATGGGGTTGTGCTGCTGGAGATCTGCACAAGAAGGCGGCCAATCGAGCGAGAGGCGCCCGGCAGTATGAACATGCTGAATGTTGTCGACTGGGTTTGGAATCTGCACTCCAAAGGCAAGCTTCTGGATGCTGTCGACAGCACCCTGGATGGAGAGTATGACACAGAGCAAATGATGAGGCTGCTTCTTCTAGGTTTGAGCTGCGTGAATCCGTTTTCGGAAGAGAGACCTGTCATGAGGACTGTTCTAGATATACTGGAGGGCAGGAGTGAGCCACTGCCTGTTCCCAAAAAGAAGCCGCTGCTTGTTTTTGTTTCAAATGCACCTATTGATTTTGAGGGGATAGTTTCTGAGTGCAACCAGAGTACAGTTTCAAGTGATCTCTTTGAGCTCAAGATCGATATAAACTAG
- the LOC124657820 gene encoding SKP1-like protein 1 isoform X1, giving the protein MSSSSKMITLFSSDGERFEVTQEAAAMSQTIHHMMEDGCVDDEGVHLPNVGSEILAMVIEYCNRHVASPDEKEDIRSFDAGFVKVEHHTLFDIIRAANYLDVKELMDLCCQTVADSIKSKSVEEIRELFGIVNDFTPEEEAEIRKENQWAFE; this is encoded by the exons ATGTCTTCGTCG AGCAAGATGATCACGCTGTTCAGCTCGGACGGCGAGCGCTTCGAGGTGAcccaggaggcggcggccatgtcgCAGACCATCCACCACATGATGGAGGACGGCTGCGTGGACGACGAGGGCGTCCATCTCCCCAACGTGGGATCCGAGATCCTCGCCATGGTCATCGAGTACTGCAACAGGCACGTGGCCAGCCCCGACGAGAAGGAGGACATCAGGAGCTTCGACGCCGGCTTCGTGAAGGTGGAGCATCACACGCTGTTCGACATCATCCGCGCCGCCAACTACCTGGACGTCAAGGAGCTCATGGACCTTTGCTGCCAGACGGTGGCCGACTCGATCAAGAGCAAGTCGGTCGAGGAGATTCGCGAGCTGTTCGGCATCGTGAACGACTTCACgcccgaggaggaggcggagatccGCAAGGAGAACCAGTGGGCGTTCGAGTAG
- the LOC124657820 gene encoding SKP1-like protein 11 isoform X2: MAATTADASKVVGGGEKGNVDEESKMITLFSSDGERFEVTQEAAAMSQTIHHMMEDGCVDDEGVHLPNVGSEILAMVIEYCNRHVASPDEKEDIRSFDAGFVKVEHHTLFDIIRAANYLDVKELMDLCCQTVADSIKSKSVEEIRELFGIVNDFTPEEEAEIRKENQWAFE, from the coding sequence ATGGCGGCGACGACAGCGGACGCAAGCAaggtcgtgggcggcggcgaGAAGGGCAACGTGGACGAGGAGAGCAAGATGATCACGCTGTTCAGCTCGGACGGCGAGCGCTTCGAGGTGAcccaggaggcggcggccatgtcgCAGACCATCCACCACATGATGGAGGACGGCTGCGTGGACGACGAGGGCGTCCATCTCCCCAACGTGGGATCCGAGATCCTCGCCATGGTCATCGAGTACTGCAACAGGCACGTGGCCAGCCCCGACGAGAAGGAGGACATCAGGAGCTTCGACGCCGGCTTCGTGAAGGTGGAGCATCACACGCTGTTCGACATCATCCGCGCCGCCAACTACCTGGACGTCAAGGAGCTCATGGACCTTTGCTGCCAGACGGTGGCCGACTCGATCAAGAGCAAGTCGGTCGAGGAGATTCGCGAGCTGTTCGGCATCGTGAACGACTTCACgcccgaggaggaggcggagatccGCAAGGAGAACCAGTGGGCGTTCGAGTAG